GCAGGAGTTTCGACGGAGGTTCATCCAATTAGGCGGTGACCCGTTCTACGCCGCATGGAGACTGACGTATCAAGAACCTGCGTTCGGTCAGTACAAGGCGCACTGTCCTGTGGCTGAGTCAATACAACCGAGGCTGATCCTGCTGAAGACAAACTACTACGACGAAGATCCTCTAAAGCAGGCTGAGGCGCTGAGAGCGACGTGGAGGAGTTGGTAGGGTGGAGGAGATCCGCTGTGTGAACTGCGGCAAACTGCTCCTATTGATTCGAGAGAAACCGCCGCCTACTGAGATTGAAGTGAAGTGCCCAAGGTGTAAGACGATAAATCAGATTTCTACGTGAGGCTCACGAAGCCCCTGACCGCAAAGGTTGGGGGCTTCTATTTTTTTGAGGTGAACCCATGAACGACCTACAGATTGCCAAGAAGATTCAGGGATGGTGGCTCGACGCGAAAGCGGACTGCCGCACCTTCATCGAACGATGGGTGCAGATCGAGGACCGCGACGTGTCGGGTTTGGCGATACCATTCAAGTTGTGGGAGAAGCAGGTTGAAGCAGTAAACGCATTCATCGACGACCGTCTCATTGTCGTCTTGAAGGCAAGGCAGTTGGGTTTG
The window above is part of the Dehalococcoidia bacterium genome. Proteins encoded here:
- a CDS encoding Com family DNA-binding transcriptional regulator — translated: MEEIRCVNCGKLLLLIREKPPPTEIEVKCPRCKTINQIST